A window from Zingiber officinale cultivar Zhangliang unplaced genomic scaffold, Zo_v1.1 ctg30, whole genome shotgun sequence encodes these proteins:
- the LOC122037359 gene encoding UDP-glycosyltransferase 83A1-like, giving the protein MVAWAPPQKVLAHPSVGCFVSHCGWNSTMEGVRNGKLFLCWPYFADQFLNQSYICDHWKVGLSLTPDKSGIFKREQLKSKVEALLGDAEMSARASSLKEKAQRNTDQGGASFHNLKRFIHTIKAANP; this is encoded by the coding sequence ATGGTGGCTTGGGCACCGCCGCAGAAGGTGCTGGCCCACCCTTCCGTCGGTTGCTTTGTGTCTCACTGTGGCTGGAACTCCACCATGGAAGGCGTCAGGAACGGGAAGCTCTTCCTTTGCTGGCCATACTTCGCAGATCAGTTTCTGAACCAGAGCTACATTTGCGACCATTGGAAGGTGGGTCTGAGCTTGACGCCTGACAAAAGTGGGATATTCAAGCGTGAACAGCTCAAATCCAAGGTGGAAGCGCTGCTGGGGGATGCGGAGATGAGTGCAAGAGCGTCGTCGTTGAAGGAGAAAGCTCAAAGGAATACTGACCAAGGAGGGGCTTCATTCCACAATCTCAAGAGGTTCATCCACACTATCAAGGCGGCGAATCCTTAA